A stretch of Sphingomonas sp. JUb134 DNA encodes these proteins:
- the coaBC gene encoding bifunctional phosphopantothenoylcysteine decarboxylase/phosphopantothenate--cysteine ligase CoaBC, which yields MKRILLIVGGGIAAYKACELIRLCRKAGIAVRCVLTDGGAHFVTPMTLAALSEAPVHTSLWDLKEETEMGHIQLSREADLVVVAPATADLLAKMAAGMADDLATTLLLATDKPVLAAPAMNVRMWQHAATVRNVAQLRRDGVTVLEPDEGRMACGEYGPGRLPEPAAILAAIERALTPAAQPLAGRHVLVTAGPTHEAIDPVRYIANRSSGRQGYAIAGALAKLGARVTLVSGPTALQTPPGVSRVDVESAREMADAVEAALPADAAVMVAAIADWRVEAAPLKRAKADMGDRLELVANPDILATLGHSPRRPRLLVGFAAETHDVINHAAGKRARKGADWIVANDVSGDVMGGTANAIHLVTENGVESWERMDKDLVAERLAERIAHALA from the coding sequence ATGAAGCGCATCCTGCTGATCGTCGGGGGCGGCATCGCCGCCTACAAGGCGTGCGAACTGATCCGCCTGTGCCGCAAGGCCGGCATCGCGGTTCGCTGCGTGTTGACCGACGGAGGTGCGCACTTCGTCACCCCCATGACGCTCGCCGCGCTGTCGGAGGCACCGGTCCACACCAGCCTGTGGGACCTGAAGGAAGAGACCGAGATGGGCCACATCCAGCTCAGCCGCGAGGCGGACCTGGTCGTGGTCGCGCCCGCGACGGCAGACCTGCTTGCGAAGATGGCAGCCGGCATGGCCGACGATCTGGCGACCACGCTGCTGCTCGCGACCGACAAGCCGGTGCTCGCTGCGCCCGCCATGAACGTGCGCATGTGGCAGCATGCCGCCACCGTCCGCAACGTCGCGCAGCTGCGTCGCGACGGAGTCACGGTGCTCGAGCCCGACGAAGGCAGGATGGCCTGTGGGGAGTATGGGCCGGGCCGCCTGCCGGAGCCCGCGGCAATCCTCGCTGCGATCGAGCGCGCCCTTACACCCGCGGCCCAGCCCCTCGCCGGCCGGCACGTTCTGGTGACGGCGGGGCCCACCCACGAGGCGATCGACCCGGTGCGCTACATCGCCAACCGCTCCTCCGGCCGGCAGGGCTATGCGATTGCCGGTGCGCTGGCGAAGCTTGGCGCGCGCGTGACGCTGGTGTCCGGGCCGACGGCGCTTCAGACCCCGCCGGGCGTGTCGCGGGTGGACGTGGAAAGCGCGCGCGAGATGGCGGACGCAGTTGAGGCGGCGCTTCCGGCCGACGCCGCGGTGATGGTGGCGGCCATCGCGGACTGGCGGGTCGAGGCCGCGCCCCTGAAGCGGGCCAAGGCGGACATGGGCGATCGGCTGGAACTCGTCGCCAACCCGGACATCCTCGCGACGCTCGGGCATAGCCCGCGGCGACCGCGGCTGCTGGTCGGGTTTGCGGCGGAAACGCACGACGTGATCAACCATGCCGCCGGGAAGCGCGCACGGAAGGGCGCAGATTGGATTGTCGCCAACGACGTATCGGGGGACGTGATGGGCGGGACCGCCAACGCGATCCACCTGGTGACGGAAAATGGCGTGGAAAGTTGGGAGCGAATGGACAAGGACCTGGTTGCGGAGCGTCTGGCGGAGCGGATCGCACATGCGCTGGCATAG
- the trpS gene encoding tryptophan--tRNA ligase, translating into MRVVSGIQTTGNLHLGNYLGAIKQWVAMQDAMQPGDDCLFFLADLHALTVTQDPKELADNTIGMAATLLAAGIDPDRSILFNQARVPAHSELCWLLMGTARMGWLNRMTQWKDKAGKNREGASAGLFTYPVLQAADILAYKATHVPVGEDQKQHLELARDIATKFNTDTGVELFPLPDPLISAAAPRIMSLRDGTAKMSKSDPSDMSRINLIDDDDTIAAKFRKARTDPDPLPDSFDGLEGRAEAKNLVTIYAALADTTPQSVVEQYAGQGFGTFKPALADLAVAVLGPIRDRLTRLLDDRDTVSAALAKGAGKATALAAPTLRSAQEALGLQV; encoded by the coding sequence ATGCGTGTCGTCTCCGGCATCCAGACCACCGGCAATCTGCACCTCGGCAACTATCTGGGCGCCATCAAGCAGTGGGTCGCGATGCAGGATGCGATGCAACCGGGCGACGACTGCCTGTTCTTCCTGGCCGATCTCCATGCGCTGACCGTCACGCAGGATCCCAAGGAACTCGCCGACAATACCATCGGCATGGCGGCCACGCTGCTCGCGGCCGGCATCGATCCTGACCGCTCGATCCTGTTCAACCAGGCGCGCGTGCCTGCGCACAGCGAGCTGTGCTGGCTGCTGATGGGCACCGCCCGCATGGGCTGGCTCAACCGCATGACCCAGTGGAAGGACAAGGCCGGCAAGAACCGCGAGGGCGCGAGCGCCGGCCTCTTCACCTACCCGGTGCTCCAGGCCGCGGACATCCTCGCCTACAAGGCGACGCACGTGCCAGTGGGCGAGGATCAGAAGCAGCATCTGGAGCTGGCGCGCGACATCGCGACCAAGTTCAACACCGACACCGGCGTCGAGCTCTTCCCGCTGCCCGATCCGCTGATCTCGGCCGCCGCGCCGCGCATCATGAGCTTGCGCGACGGCACGGCCAAGATGTCCAAGTCCGATCCGTCGGACATGAGCCGCATCAACCTGATCGACGACGATGACACCATCGCCGCCAAGTTCCGCAAGGCGCGCACCGATCCGGATCCCCTGCCCGACAGCTTCGACGGCCTCGAAGGCCGGGCCGAGGCGAAGAACCTCGTCACCATCTATGCGGCACTCGCGGACACGACGCCGCAGTCGGTGGTGGAGCAATACGCCGGCCAGGGATTCGGGACTTTCAAGCCCGCCCTGGCGGATCTGGCCGTCGCCGTGCTCGGCCCGATCCGGGATCGCCTGACCCGCCTGCTGGACGACCGCGACACGGTCTCGGCCGCCCTCGCCAAGGGCGCGGGCAAGGCAACGGCGCTTGCCGCTCCGACGCTGCGGTCGGCTCAGGAGGCCTTGGGCCTGCAGGTCTGA
- the murJ gene encoding murein biosynthesis integral membrane protein MurJ produces the protein MKLVRTLGSVGGLTLASRVLALVRDSLQARYVGASFASDAFTIAFRLPNMFRALFAEGAFNAAFIPMFNRKVGETGELSAGLDFAERALSVLFAVLLGFTAIMLAAAWPITWAMSLGFNNATPDQFAFAVQLSRITIPYLMLISLASLLGGILNSLDKFWVNAAAPILLNIAMVTALVFFNGDPYETARAQAVAVPIGGLLQLGWLALACRRAGVSLRPRLPRVDPEVKRLMKLILPAAMGAGASQVNLLISSALAARLLAAGSISYIYYADRLNQLPLGLIGIGLGTILLPTISRLLGAGREAEAMETQNRGTELALFLTLPAMVALIVAAEPIVRGLFQYGAFDAADTRACAWALAGFSVGLPSYVLVKVLTPGFYARQDTRTPVRYAMWSVGVNIVANIVLIPLLGHVGPPLATALASTVNVAMLYRTLRKRGHFAVDAQLRRRLPRLALAALLMGAAVFGLESLLDPYLIGPMAMRYAALVVLVGTGCAIYGLACFVTGAFRVADVKALIRRRSTN, from the coding sequence ATGAAGCTCGTTCGCACCCTCGGCTCGGTTGGAGGGCTCACGCTCGCCAGCCGGGTCCTGGCGCTGGTGCGCGATTCGCTGCAGGCGCGCTATGTGGGGGCGAGCTTTGCCTCCGACGCCTTCACCATCGCGTTCCGCCTGCCCAACATGTTCCGCGCTTTGTTCGCGGAAGGCGCGTTCAACGCCGCCTTCATCCCCATGTTCAACCGCAAGGTCGGCGAGACCGGTGAGCTTTCGGCCGGGCTCGATTTCGCAGAGCGCGCGCTGTCGGTGCTGTTCGCGGTGCTGCTCGGCTTCACCGCAATCATGCTGGCCGCCGCCTGGCCGATCACCTGGGCGATGTCGCTCGGCTTCAACAACGCCACGCCCGACCAGTTCGCCTTTGCGGTCCAGCTGTCGCGGATCACCATCCCCTATCTGATGCTGATCTCGCTGGCCTCGCTGCTCGGCGGCATTCTCAACTCGCTCGACAAGTTCTGGGTCAACGCCGCCGCGCCGATCCTGCTCAACATCGCGATGGTCACCGCGCTCGTCTTCTTCAACGGCGATCCGTACGAGACCGCGCGCGCGCAGGCGGTCGCGGTTCCGATCGGCGGCCTTTTGCAGCTTGGCTGGCTGGCGCTCGCCTGCCGCCGCGCCGGCGTGTCGCTGCGCCCACGCCTGCCCCGCGTCGATCCGGAAGTGAAACGGCTGATGAAGCTGATCCTTCCGGCTGCGATGGGGGCCGGTGCGTCGCAGGTGAACCTGCTGATCTCCAGCGCGCTGGCAGCCCGGCTGCTCGCGGCCGGGTCGATCTCCTACATCTATTATGCCGACCGGCTGAACCAGCTGCCGCTGGGGCTGATCGGGATCGGGCTCGGCACCATTCTCCTTCCCACCATCTCACGCCTGCTGGGCGCCGGGCGCGAGGCGGAGGCGATGGAGACGCAGAACCGCGGCACCGAGCTCGCGCTGTTCCTGACGCTGCCGGCAATGGTGGCGCTGATCGTCGCCGCCGAGCCGATCGTGCGCGGGCTCTTCCAGTACGGCGCGTTCGACGCAGCCGACACGCGCGCCTGCGCCTGGGCGCTCGCCGGCTTTTCGGTCGGCCTGCCCTCCTATGTGCTCGTCAAGGTGCTGACGCCCGGCTTCTACGCGCGCCAGGATACGCGTACGCCGGTGCGCTACGCGATGTGGTCGGTGGGCGTGAACATCGTCGCCAACATCGTCCTGATCCCGCTGCTGGGCCATGTCGGGCCGCCGCTCGCCACCGCCCTCGCCTCCACCGTCAACGTAGCCATGCTGTACCGCACGCTTCGCAAGCGCGGGCATTTCGCCGTCGACGCGCAACTGCGCCGCCGCCTTCCCCGACTCGCCCTCGCGGCGCTGCTGATGGGGGCAGCCGTGTTCGGCCTGGAGAGCCTGCTCGATCCGTATCTGATCGGGCCGATGGCCATGCGCTACGCAGCCCTTGTGGTGCTGGTCGGAACCGGCTGCGCGATCTATGGACTGGCCTGCTTCGTCACCGGCGCGTTCCGGGTGGCGGACGTGAAGGCGCTGATTCGGCGCCGCAGCACCAACTGA
- the ubiB gene encoding 2-polyprenylphenol 6-hydroxylase: protein MTSKITHGWRLWKWGRTLARHGALRGLERDPSTPPGLRRVARLLQMGMFVPKEPRYAQALQALGPAAIKLGQTLATRPDLVGEDPAHDLLALQDALPPLPWSVIRPAIEAGLGRPIESVFAEIEEVPVGAASIAQVHRAVTTDGRTVAVKVLRPGVEHEFNQAIDTYEWAAAQLEAYGGELKRLRPRLVIETMKRWTARELDLRREAASASELAEAMQAEPDFTVPAVDWQRTTSRVLTIEWIDGIKLSNRAALIEAGHDLPAMARKLVQAFLRQAIAEGFFHADMHQGNLFALPDGRICAIDFGIMGRIDRRARVWLAEILYGLITGNYRRVAEIHFEAGYVPAHHNVAEFATALRAVGEPMRGLAVKDMSVGMMLESLFNITRDFDMQTQPHLLLLQKTMVMVEGVATALDPDINLWETAAPFVRGWIRDELGPEAAVADRIVTDLRTFARLPQLIRNLEARYPTPGGAPPAPPLREIEVIRVGGGWRYIGVAVVSAALAVAATLLAS from the coding sequence ATGACCTCCAAGATCACCCACGGCTGGCGCCTTTGGAAATGGGGCCGCACGCTGGCGCGCCACGGCGCGCTGCGCGGGCTTGAGCGAGACCCGAGCACCCCGCCAGGGCTCCGCCGCGTTGCACGCCTCCTTCAGATGGGCATGTTCGTGCCCAAGGAACCGCGCTACGCGCAGGCGTTGCAGGCGCTTGGTCCGGCCGCGATCAAGCTTGGCCAGACGCTCGCCACCCGTCCCGACCTGGTCGGCGAGGACCCGGCGCACGATCTGCTCGCGCTGCAGGACGCGCTGCCGCCGCTCCCCTGGTCGGTGATCCGCCCGGCGATCGAGGCGGGTCTCGGCCGGCCGATCGAAAGCGTATTTGCCGAGATCGAGGAAGTGCCGGTCGGCGCGGCCTCGATCGCGCAGGTGCACCGCGCCGTCACGACCGATGGTCGCACGGTCGCCGTCAAGGTGCTGCGCCCTGGCGTCGAGCACGAGTTCAACCAGGCGATCGACACCTATGAATGGGCCGCCGCCCAGCTCGAAGCCTATGGCGGCGAGCTGAAGCGGCTGCGTCCGCGGCTCGTCATCGAGACGATGAAGCGCTGGACCGCGCGCGAGCTCGACCTGCGGCGCGAAGCGGCGTCGGCCTCCGAACTTGCCGAAGCGATGCAGGCGGAGCCGGACTTCACCGTCCCCGCGGTCGACTGGCAGCGCACCACCAGCCGGGTGCTGACGATCGAGTGGATCGACGGCATCAAGCTGTCGAACCGCGCCGCCCTGATCGAGGCCGGCCACGACCTTCCGGCGATGGCGCGCAAGCTGGTGCAGGCGTTCCTACGCCAGGCGATCGCGGAGGGTTTCTTCCACGCCGACATGCACCAGGGGAACCTGTTCGCGCTGCCGGACGGGCGCATCTGCGCGATCGATTTCGGCATCATGGGCCGCATCGACCGCCGCGCGCGGGTGTGGCTGGCCGAGATCCTCTACGGCCTGATCACCGGCAACTATCGCCGCGTCGCCGAAATCCACTTCGAAGCCGGCTATGTGCCCGCGCACCACAATGTCGCGGAGTTCGCGACGGCGCTGCGCGCGGTCGGCGAGCCGATGCGCGGGTTGGCGGTCAAGGACATGTCGGTCGGCATGATGCTGGAGAGCCTCTTCAACATCACCCGTGATTTCGACATGCAGACCCAGCCGCACCTGCTGCTGCTGCAGAAGACGATGGTGATGGTGGAAGGCGTGGCGACCGCACTCGATCCAGACATCAACCTGTGGGAAACGGCGGCGCCGTTCGTGCGCGGCTGGATCCGGGACGAACTGGGTCCGGAGGCGGCGGTCGCCGACCGCATCGTCACCGACCTGCGCACCTTTGCGCGGCTGCCGCAGCTGATCCGCAACCTGGAAGCGCGCTATCCGACACCTGGCGGTGCGCCCCCTGCCCCGCCGTTGCGCGAAATCGAGGTCATCCGCGTCGGCGGCGGGTGGCGATACATCGGCGTGGCCGTGGTGAGCGCCGCGCTGGCGGTAGCGGCGACGCTGCTGGCCAGCTGA
- a CDS encoding class I SAM-dependent methyltransferase has protein sequence MTNTVSFGYEEVAPEEKTRRVGDVFASVASRYDLMNDAMSGGMHRLWKDRFVRRVKPQPGEQILDMAGGTGDIAFRMAARGASITVADINPAMLEVGMGRAQQRGIDGLVWTEANAEVLQFPDRFFDAYTIAFGIRNVTDIPKALREAHRVLRRGGRFFCLEFSTTQWPGFAEVYDAYSHKLVPKLGKLLADDEDSYRYLIESIRRFPDMPTFERMIGDAGFVRTKVEPLLGGLVAIHSGWKI, from the coding sequence ATGACCAACACCGTCTCGTTCGGCTATGAAGAAGTCGCCCCCGAGGAAAAGACCCGCCGTGTCGGGGACGTCTTCGCCAGCGTAGCCTCCCGCTACGACCTCATGAACGATGCCATGTCCGGAGGCATGCATCGGCTCTGGAAGGATCGCTTCGTGCGGCGGGTGAAGCCGCAGCCGGGCGAGCAGATCCTCGACATGGCCGGCGGGACCGGCGACATCGCCTTCCGTATGGCCGCCCGCGGCGCGTCGATCACGGTCGCCGACATCAATCCGGCGATGCTGGAGGTCGGCATGGGCCGCGCGCAGCAGCGCGGGATCGACGGCCTGGTGTGGACCGAAGCGAACGCAGAAGTGCTCCAGTTCCCCGATCGCTTCTTCGACGCCTACACCATCGCCTTCGGCATCCGGAACGTGACCGACATTCCCAAGGCGTTGCGCGAGGCGCATCGCGTCCTGCGCCGCGGCGGGCGCTTCTTCTGCCTAGAGTTCTCGACCACCCAGTGGCCGGGGTTCGCCGAGGTGTACGACGCCTATTCGCACAAGCTCGTGCCCAAGCTCGGCAAGCTCCTCGCCGACGACGAGGACAGCTATCGCTACCTGATCGAGTCGATCCGCCGCTTCCCGGACATGCCGACGTTCGAGCGCATGATCGGCGACGCCGGTTTCGTGCGGACCAAGGTCGAGCCGCTGCTCGGCGGCCTGGTCGCGATCCACAGCGGGTGGAAGATCTGA
- the rpsT gene encoding 30S ribosomal protein S20, whose product MANTPQAKKRIRRNERRAEINGARVSRIRTFIKKVESALASGDREAASAALTAAQPELARGVAKGVLHKNTASRKFARLTKAVSSLA is encoded by the coding sequence ATGGCGAACACGCCACAGGCGAAGAAGCGTATCCGGCGCAACGAGCGTCGCGCGGAAATCAACGGCGCGCGGGTCAGCCGCATCCGTACCTTCATCAAGAAGGTCGAATCGGCGCTGGCATCGGGCGATCGTGAGGCGGCTTCGGCTGCTCTGACCGCAGCGCAGCCGGAGCTGGCGCGGGGCGTCGCCAAGGGCGTGCTCCACAAGAACACCGCGTCGCGCAAGTTCGCACGCCTGACCAAGGCGGTGTCGTCGCTCGCCTGA
- a CDS encoding SDR family oxidoreductase: MTKTALVVGASGIVGSATADLLLAEGWSVHGLARRPQAQPGVAAVAADLNDRDATAAALAGVHPDAVFITTWARQDSEAENIRVNGAMVRNLLDALPPAQGPRHVALVTGLKHYLGPFEAYGKGALPQTPFREEQGRLDVPNFYYAQEDAVFAAAERDGFSWSVHRPHTVIGKAVGNAMNMGTTLAVYATLCRETGRPFRFPGSAAQWEGLTDMTDARLLASHLLWAATTPAARNEAFNVVNGDVFRWKWMWSRIAQWFGIGPAPFDGTVLPLEAQMVDDADLWRTIAAREGLVEPDLARLASPWHTDADLGRPIEVVTDMGKSRRLGFTAYQPSDDAFFDLFERLRADRLIP; this comes from the coding sequence ATGACGAAGACGGCATTGGTGGTGGGCGCGAGCGGCATCGTCGGCAGCGCGACGGCGGATCTGCTGCTGGCGGAGGGCTGGAGCGTGCACGGCCTCGCGCGCCGGCCGCAGGCGCAGCCCGGCGTGGCGGCAGTCGCTGCCGACCTGAACGACCGGGACGCGACCGCCGCCGCGCTCGCGGGCGTGCATCCCGATGCCGTGTTCATCACCACCTGGGCGCGTCAGGACAGCGAGGCGGAGAACATCCGGGTGAACGGGGCCATGGTGCGCAACCTGCTCGACGCCCTGCCGCCGGCGCAGGGGCCGCGGCACGTCGCGCTCGTCACGGGGCTCAAGCACTATCTCGGGCCGTTCGAGGCCTATGGGAAGGGCGCGCTCCCGCAAACGCCGTTCCGGGAAGAGCAGGGGCGGCTCGACGTGCCCAACTTCTATTATGCGCAGGAGGACGCGGTGTTCGCCGCCGCCGAGCGCGACGGCTTCTCGTGGAGCGTCCACCGTCCGCACACCGTGATCGGGAAAGCGGTCGGCAACGCCATGAACATGGGAACGACGTTGGCGGTCTATGCGACGCTGTGCCGCGAAACCGGTCGGCCGTTCCGCTTCCCCGGATCGGCAGCGCAGTGGGAGGGGCTGACCGACATGACCGACGCCCGGCTGCTCGCCAGCCACCTGCTGTGGGCGGCGACCACGCCTGCGGCGCGCAACGAGGCGTTCAACGTCGTGAACGGCGACGTCTTCCGCTGGAAGTGGATGTGGAGCCGTATCGCGCAATGGTTTGGGATCGGGCCCGCACCGTTCGACGGAACGGTTCTGCCGCTGGAGGCGCAGATGGTCGACGACGCAGACCTCTGGCGCACGATTGCCGCGCGAGAGGGACTCGTCGAGCCGGACCTCGCCCGCCTCGCGTCGCCCTGGCACACGGATGCGGACCTCGGTCGGCCGATCGAGGTCGTCACGGACATGGGCAAGAGCCGCAGGCTCGGCTTCACCGCCTACCAGCCGAGCGACGATGCCTTCTTCGATCTGTTCGAGCGGCTGCGCGCCGACCGGCTGATCCCCTGA
- a CDS encoding winged helix-turn-helix transcriptional regulator: MRIGSAEEEWREDCAPRRTLELFATKWTSMVLHTLHVRHAGVARTGVLLRSLPGISKKMLTQTLREMAESGLITRHVHGTIPPAVEYALTPLGRRFVEPVELLYAWGRDNADALDQLRPRPTSRR, from the coding sequence ATGCGGATCGGTTCGGCCGAGGAGGAATGGCGCGAGGATTGCGCGCCCCGTCGCACGCTGGAGCTGTTTGCCACCAAGTGGACGAGCATGGTGCTGCACACCCTGCATGTGCGCCACGCAGGAGTCGCGCGCACAGGCGTGCTGCTCCGCAGCCTGCCCGGCATTTCGAAGAAGATGCTGACCCAGACCCTACGCGAGATGGCGGAAAGCGGGCTGATCACCCGCCATGTCCACGGGACGATTCCGCCGGCGGTCGAATATGCGCTGACGCCGCTCGGACGTCGATTCGTCGAGCCGGTCGAGCTGCTTTACGCCTGGGGCCGCGACAACGCCGATGCGCTGGACCAGCTGCGACCGCGTCCGACGTCGCGGCGTTAG
- the secB gene encoding protein-export chaperone SecB: MDDQNDAGLDESFANGADTQPQVGVLSQYVKDLSFENPNAPGIYQVQGQPKLDVQFNIGATTVGEGVHEVVLKIEARADVEGQALYLIELSYAGLFGLRNIPDEHLQPFLLAEAPRIIFPFARRVLADAVRDGGFPPLMLEPIDFGALYMQQAAAAAGELSGNAAGTIGHA; encoded by the coding sequence ATGGACGACCAGAACGACGCCGGCCTCGACGAGAGCTTCGCCAACGGTGCCGACACCCAGCCGCAGGTCGGCGTCCTGTCGCAATATGTGAAGGATCTGTCGTTCGAGAACCCGAACGCGCCGGGCATCTACCAGGTGCAGGGCCAGCCCAAGCTCGACGTGCAGTTCAACATCGGCGCTACCACCGTCGGCGAGGGCGTGCATGAAGTGGTGCTCAAGATCGAGGCACGCGCCGACGTCGAGGGCCAGGCGCTCTACCTCATCGAGCTGAGCTATGCCGGCCTGTTCGGCCTGCGCAACATCCCGGACGAGCACCTCCAGCCGTTCCTGCTGGCCGAAGCGCCGCGCATCATCTTCCCGTTCGCGCGCCGTGTGCTCGCCGATGCGGTCCGCGACGGCGGCTTCCCGCCGCTGATGCTGGAGCCGATCGACTTCGGCGCGCTCTACATGCAGCAGGCGGCGGCCGCTGCCGGCGAACTGTCGGGCAACGCTGCCGGCACGATCGGCCACGCCTGA
- the mutM gene encoding bifunctional DNA-formamidopyrimidine glycosylase/DNA-(apurinic or apyrimidinic site) lyase, with protein MPELPEVETTVGGLRPVLEGQRIARVVPRRADLRRAIPEDLGQRLTGAQVVALGRRAKYGLIDTDRGDTLVFHLGMSGRWRVDPSELLPHDHLLIETEAGRSLALNDPRRFGSLDLLRTESVEEWAPFRALGPEPLGPEFTGGYLAQALAGRAAPIKAMLLDQRIVAGLGNIYVCEALNLARIAPSRAGGQIARARLDRLVEAIRAVLLAAIEAGGSTLRDYARPDGELGYFSKQWRVYGREGAACPCGGTVQRRTEGGRSTFWCPKCQR; from the coding sequence ATGCCCGAGCTTCCCGAAGTCGAAACCACCGTGGGTGGACTGCGCCCGGTGCTGGAGGGGCAGCGCATCGCGCGTGTCGTGCCCCGCCGCGCCGACCTGCGCCGCGCGATCCCCGAGGACCTGGGCCAGCGGCTCACCGGGGCGCAGGTCGTCGCACTTGGTCGCCGCGCCAAATACGGCCTGATCGACACCGACCGCGGGGACACGCTCGTCTTCCACCTCGGCATGTCCGGGCGATGGCGCGTCGATCCTTCGGAACTGCTGCCGCACGACCACCTGCTGATCGAGACCGAGGCGGGAAGGTCGCTCGCGTTGAACGATCCGCGGCGATTCGGCTCGCTCGATCTGCTGCGCACCGAATCGGTCGAGGAATGGGCGCCGTTCCGCGCGCTGGGGCCGGAGCCGCTGGGCCCCGAGTTCACCGGCGGCTATCTGGCGCAGGCCTTGGCCGGCCGGGCCGCACCGATCAAGGCGATGCTGCTCGACCAGCGGATCGTCGCCGGGCTCGGCAACATCTATGTGTGCGAGGCGCTGAACCTGGCGCGAATCGCTCCGTCACGGGCGGGCGGGCAGATCGCCCGCGCCCGGCTCGACCGGCTGGTGGAGGCGATCCGCGCCGTCCTGCTCGCCGCGATCGAGGCGGGCGGCTCCACCTTGCGCGATTATGCGCGGCCCGATGGCGAATTGGGCTATTTCTCCAAGCAATGGCGGGTCTATGGGCGTGAGGGTGCAGCCTGTCCCTGTGGAGGGACGGTGCAGCGCCGCACCGAAGGCGGGCGTTCCACCTTCTGGTGCCCCAAGTGCCAGCGCTGA
- the dnaA gene encoding chromosomal replication initiator protein DnaA: MEAAWGRVRHNLRLSAGQRLFDRWLKPMVLLPDSDADMVRLGLPSAFMTNWVKSHYADRLLFEFRACLPEIRTVSVETVSTLEPARVLTGESIAPATPVAGATLLADSAAPVPAAEPVPAQPIGAPERSQFDPRFTFDRFVSHDSNRVARNAAQLLAEPGVPRFSPLYLHSGTGQGKTHLMHAIGHAFLAANPQATAIYMPAERFMFEFVSAVRARDTHSFKARLRAVDLLMIDDLQFVAGKDATQEECFHTVNAFMDAGKRLVIACDRSPHLLDGVESRLVSRLGAGLVADIKPPALELRHAILSRRLAENAAVPVPADVLDLLASRIHGSVRELEGAFNRVVAYAQLIGQPVTMDFAVQTLGEMLQGPKKRITIDDIQRAVSSHFELKQLDLVSARRAVAIARPRQIAMYLAKRLTTRSLPEIGRKFGNRDHSTVIHAVKRIESLRGLDGEIDGAVRQLMRQLEGA; encoded by the coding sequence GTGGAAGCCGCGTGGGGGCGCGTGCGCCACAACCTGCGCCTGTCCGCAGGGCAGCGGCTGTTTGACCGCTGGCTGAAGCCGATGGTGCTGCTCCCGGACAGCGACGCCGACATGGTGCGCCTGGGGCTGCCGTCGGCATTCATGACGAACTGGGTGAAGAGCCACTACGCGGATCGGCTGTTGTTCGAGTTCCGCGCCTGCCTGCCCGAGATCCGCACCGTCTCGGTCGAGACCGTCAGCACGCTGGAGCCCGCGCGCGTCCTGACCGGCGAGTCGATCGCGCCGGCGACGCCGGTGGCCGGCGCCACGCTGCTCGCCGATTCGGCCGCGCCCGTCCCGGCTGCCGAGCCCGTGCCCGCGCAGCCGATCGGCGCGCCGGAGCGCTCGCAGTTCGATCCGCGTTTCACCTTCGACCGATTCGTGTCGCATGATTCGAACCGTGTCGCCCGCAACGCAGCCCAGCTGCTGGCGGAGCCCGGCGTGCCGCGGTTCAGCCCGCTCTACCTCCACAGCGGCACCGGCCAGGGCAAGACGCACCTGATGCACGCGATCGGCCACGCGTTCCTCGCGGCCAATCCGCAGGCGACGGCGATCTACATGCCGGCCGAGCGCTTCATGTTCGAGTTCGTGAGCGCGGTGCGCGCCCGCGACACCCACAGCTTCAAGGCGCGGCTGCGCGCCGTCGACCTGCTGATGATCGACGACCTCCAGTTCGTGGCCGGCAAGGACGCGACCCAGGAGGAGTGCTTCCACACCGTCAACGCGTTCATGGACGCGGGCAAGCGGCTGGTGATCGCGTGCGATCGCAGCCCGCACCTGCTCGACGGCGTCGAGAGCCGGCTGGTGTCGCGGCTCGGCGCCGGTCTGGTCGCCGACATCAAGCCGCCGGCGCTGGAACTGCGCCACGCGATCCTGTCGCGCCGCCTGGCTGAGAATGCCGCGGTGCCGGTGCCGGCCGACGTCCTCGACCTGCTCGCCAGCCGCATCCACGGCAGCGTGCGCGAGCTGGAGGGGGCCTTCAACCGCGTCGTCGCCTATGCGCAGCTGATCGGCCAGCCGGTCACCATGGACTTCGCGGTCCAGACCTTGGGCGAGATGCTCCAGGGGCCGAAGAAGCGCATCACCATCGACGACATCCAGCGCGCGGTCTCCAGCCACTTCGAACTGAAGCAGCTCGATCTGGTCTCCGCCCGCCGCGCCGTCGCGATCGCGCGCCCGCGCCAGATCGCCATGTATCTCGCCAAGCGGCTCACCACGCGCTCGCTGCCTGAGATCGGCCGCAAGTTCGGCAACCGCGACCATTCGACCGTCATCCATGCCGTGAAGCGCATCGAGTCGCTGCGTGGCCTCGACGGCGAGATCGACGGTGCCGTCCGCCAGCTGATGCGGCAGCTCGAGGGCGCCTGA